A segment of the Cohnella algarum genome:
TGTCGTCCTGAAGCTGATGGAGGCCGGGTCGGTCGACGCCCGCGCCATGATGGCCAGGCACGCGAATCTGGAATAAACCGAAAGGCCGCCAGGCGGGAACAATCGTTTCTTCCTCGCACGGCGGCCTTTCGGTTTTTCCCGCCAGCCTTCGGGTGATCTCGGCTGACGCTTTAGCGCGTTTCCCGGTGCAGCGTGCGGCGCTTCAGCCGCGGGCAGTATTTCATGCGCTCCAGCCGCTCCGGGTGCGTTCGTTTGTTTTTCGTCGTCGTATAGTTGCGGTCGCCCGTTTCGGTACAGGCCAATGTAATCGTGACTCTCATCGTTCGGTCTCCTTTGCATTGTACTTAAGAAATTTTAAGAGCAAGCGCTTTTGAGCGAATTTCATGACGCCTTCCAGCCTAATTTACCGCGTTACGCGGAGGTCGGGCCTTCCTCTTCGCCTCAATCGCCTCAATTGCGAAAGCATCAGCCGGACGAGGCTCGCCTTAGCCCCCGGCCAGCTCTGCCTGCATTCCGGGGAACGGGTCCTTCAGAACGCTCCAATTTCCCGCAAGCTCGTCCTCGGTCAGCAGGCAGCCGTCGAGTTCGGACTCGATCGTTCCCCGGTCGAGTCCGATGCCGATGAACACGACTTTATTGATCCGGTCTCCGTATGCCGGGTGCCAGCGCTCGCGGAGCTCCTCTTCCTCGCGCAGAACCTGCTCCCGCTCCTCTTCCGGCAGCGCCGCCAGCCAATAGCCCGCAGGCCCCATCTGGATCGACGGGCCCGCCTGGCTGAAGCTTTGCGCCATCTCGTTGCGCGTCGCCAGCCATACCACTCCTTTGGCGCGGACGATCTCTTCCGGCCATTCCGACATCCACCGCATCAGACGCTCCGGATGGAACGGGCGAATGCGCTCGTACACGAACGAGCCGATGCCGTATTCCTCCGTTTCCGGCGTATGCTCCGGCGCTTCCAGCTCCTTGATCCAGCCCGCCGACCGGCTTGCTTCCTCGAAGTCGAACCGCCCGGTGTTCAAAATTTCCGCCGGATCTACCCGGCCCTGCTCGCTCCGAATGATGCGGGCCCGCGGCTGCAGCCTGCGCAGCAGGCGCTCCAGTTCTTCCAGCTTGTCGGGCGCCACTTTATCGCACTTGTTCAAGACGAGCACGTCGCAGAACTCGATCTGGTCGATCAGCAGATCGACGACCTCCCGCGTATCGTCTTCTCCGGCCGCCTGCTTGCGGTCGAGCAGCGTCTCCCCGGACGAAAAATCGTGCCAGAACCGGTAGGCATCCACGACGGTGACCATCGTATCGAGACGGCAAAAGCGGGTCAAATCGATGCCGAGCTCCTCGTCGATATAGCTGAACGTTTGCGCCACGGGAACGGGCTCGGCAATGCCGGTCGACTCGATCAATATGTAGTCGAACCTCCCCTCCTTCGCCAGCCGCTCGACCTCTTGGAGCAAATCGTCGCGCAGCGTGCAGCAGATGCAGCCGTTGGACATTTCCACCAGCTTCTCCTCCGTGCGCGACAAGCCTCCCCCGTCGCGGATCAGGTCCGCGTCGATATTCACTTCGCTCAAATCGTTGACGATGACGGCGACCTTCAAGCCGTTGCGGTTGTTCAACACATGGTTGAGAATCGTCGTCTTGCCGGCTCCCAGGTATCCGCTCAGCACGGTGACCGGGATCTTGTTCGAGTTCGGATTCGGGTTCAGGTTCGGGTTATTTGTCATGTCGATCCCTCCAAAAATGTAATTTTTACGATTATGAATCAAGGATAAACCGGACAACATTTGCCTGTCGCTGCGCTTGCGCATCCCCGACATCCAAACGATGTCCGGCTATCCCGTTCGCCTGTACGGCATCACCCATCGTCTCACGACGTGGTTCTGGCGGTCTTCCTCACGCCATCGTCTTTTTCGCGCCATACGATGCTCATTCGCCGGATTATTGTGTAATTATTACGGGTACTAGACGAGCATCAGCCTGGAATCCTATGTCGATAAGATTAGCGCCTTTCGAGACTAAGGCATCTGTCCGACGCCCCGCCTTCGCCATGGCATTTGTACGATTTTTCATCCAAATCCGCCACGTCAGGCGGGTCTGCGTACGTTTTTGTATGATTTTTCATACAAAAACCCTCCCTTTGCCGCTTTCGCCATGGTATTTGTACGATTTTTCATACAAAATCGCTATTTCAGGCGGGTCTGCGCACGTTTTTGTATGATATTTCATACAAAAACCCTTCTTTTTCCGCTTTCGCCATGGCATTTGTACGATTTTTCATCCAAATCCGCCACGCCAGGCGGGTCTGTGTATGTTTTTGTACGATTTTTCATCCAAATCCGCCATTTCAGGCGGGTCTGCACACGCTTTTGTATAATATTTCATACAAAGACCCTTCATCCGCGAACGAAATACGCTAGTTACGCGTTCAACGCCTTCGTCAGCGCTTCGAGATTGTTCCGCATCACGCCGAGATAGTCGAGATTGCTGTCCTGCTCTTCTTTCGTCAGCCCTTCCAGCGGGTTCAGCACGTCGGTCGAGGCTCCGATTTCATCGGCGATCGTTTGCGCGACTTTCGGGTCGACCAGCGTTTCGAAGAAAATCGTTTTGACGTCATGCTCTTTCGCCAGTTCTACGACTTCGGCCATTTCTTCGGGGGAAGGCTCCTGGTCGGGGTCAAGCCGGAAATCGGAATTTGCGTCAAGCCGTACCGTTTGGCCAAATAACCGAATGCGGCGTGCTGCGTGACGAATTCCTTGCGCTTGGCGTTCCGGAGGGCTTCGCCGAACTCCGCGTCCAGCTCCTGAAGCTTCGCGATATAGGCATCCGCATTCGCTTTGTAATCGTCCTTATGCTCCGGGTCCGCTTGAGCCAAGGCCGCTTCGATGGTTCGCACTTCCTGCTGGGCGAGCACCGGGTCCAGCCATACGTGCGGATCGAGCGATTCCTCTTCATGACCGTGCTCTTCTTCGCCTGCATGAGCCTCTTCGGCGGCATGCTCGTCTTCATGCGCGTGCTCGTCTTCATGCGCGTGCTCTTCCTCCGCCGCATGCTCCTCGCCTTCGCCGTGGTGATGATGGGCCTCGCCTTCCTGCAATTCAATGCCTTCGCTCGCCCGGACGACGACGCGATCCGAGTTCGCCGCGCTCTCGAGCGCGCTGTCTACCCATCCCTCGACGATGCCGTGATAGACGAATACATCGGCTTCGCTAATTTGGGCCATATCCTTCGGGGCCGGCTCCCAGTCGTGCGGCTCGGTTCCTGCCGACACGAGCGCCGTCACGTCGGCGTGCTCCCCCGCCACCTGACGCGTAAATTCATACATCGGATAAAAAGTCGTAACGACTTTAAGCTTGCCATCCTGCGGCGCCTCCGCACTCGCGGTTGCCGATGCCGTTGCTTCTGCGCTCGCCGAGCCGGACGGACTGGCCGACGTATTCGAATTGCCGCCTCCGCAGCCCGCGAGCGCGAGCGCAACCGACGCAAGCAGCAGAGACGATTTCAAAAGCTTGTTGCTCATTCTTCTTTTCCTCCAGACTGTACGTATGAGTATTTATTCGATAAACGGGGAATGCGAGCCTCGCTCTCACTCTCCGTCCAATCGCGTTTCCGGTTGGTCCTTTTGCCGAAACGGACCACGATTTTTTGCAAAGCTATGCCGGCCAGCAGCATAAGCAGCAGCGACAGCGCGATCGTCGCCCCCGGCGGCGTGCTGAATTCGTAGGAGGCAGTCAACCCCGAGAACACGCCGCAAAGCGCTGCGATCATCGCGATCCAAAGCGCCGCCCGAAAGCTCGGAGCGATCCGGATCGCAAGCGAGGCCGGCAGCACGATCAGCGATGACACGAGCAGCACGCCGACGATCGGCATCGCCGCGGCCACGATCATCCCGGTCAGAACGCTGAAGCCCATGGAAATCCATTTGACCGGGAGACCGTTCGTCTTCGCCGTATCTTCGTCGAACGTCATCTGATACAGCGGGCGCCGCAGCAAATAGAAAAAGACGGCCCGAGAACGGTCACGGCGAGCATCAGAAGCAGTTCCGTCCGGTTGACGGCGACGACGGAGCCGAACAAATAGGAGCTGAAGCTTTTGTTGACGGCGCTGTTCATGCTCATCAAAATGACGGCCGTCGACAAGCCGCCGACCATAATAATGGCGATCGAAATTTCGCTGTAAGATTTATACGTTCTGCGGACGTATTCGACGGCGACCGCGCCGACCAATGCGACGACGAAACCCGATACCGTCGGATTCAGGTGCAGCAGCGCGCCCGCGGCGATCCCGGCCAGCGATACGTGCGACAGCATATCCGCCATCAGCGCCTGCCGGCGAAGCAGCAAGTACACGCCCAGCACCGAGGCGATTACCGCGATTAGTGCACCGGCGAAAAATGCCCTTTGCATGAAGTCGTAGTGCAGCATTTCCAGCCCCCATCCTCCTTTCGCTGAAGCTCGATGATCCGATCCAAATAGGGACTTGCTTCCGTCAAGCCGTGCGTAACCATGACGACGGTCCGCCCGTGCTGCCGGACCTGATGATGCATCAGCTCGTAAAAGCCCATCCGGCTCTCTTGATCCATCCCCGTCGTCGGTTCGTCCAGCACGAGCAAATCCGGCTCCATGGCGAGCGCCCGGGCGATGCAAATCCGCTGCTTCTGTCCGCCCGACAATTCGCCGATTCGGCGGTGCCGCCATTCCCACATGCCGACCTGGCGCAGCGCTTCTTCGGCGCGCTCCCGATCTTCGGCTCGCAGCTTGCGAAACCAGGAGCCGCTGCCGTAGCGTCCGGACAGAACAAATTCCCAAACTTTGCTCGGAAAGCCGCTGTTGAACGCGGCGATCTGCTGGGGAACGTATCCGACCGCCAGCTTCCGGCCGCCGTCGCCTTTTTTGGCCAGTTCGATCCGGCCGGACCACGGCTTAAGCAAGCCCAGCATCAGCTTTAGCAGCGTCGTCTTCGACGCGCCGTTCGGGCCGGTTACCGCGACGAACTCTCCGGGCAATATGTCCACGCTCACATCCACCAGACTGGGGACGTCCGAGTAGCCGAATACGACATCCCGCATCGAGGCCAATGTTTGCTGCATGTTCGCTCTTCCTCTCGTTCCGTTCTCTTTCGTTCTAATTGTAATAATTACGTGCCTTGGGCAACAAATGTAATAATTACGGCTTAAGCGCAACGAAACGGATGCGGCTAGCGTGCGCCGCATCCGGATCTCGTTCAGGGCGTCGATTCAAGCCTGCACTGCTCGCACAGGCCGTATATTTCAAACCGGTGGTTCAAAATTTTATAATTGCCCGGCAGCTGCAACCCGTCTTTCATCGGGCAGTAATCGAACGTTTCCGTCTTCTCGCAGTTCATGCAAATCAAGTGATGATGGTGGTGATTGAGGCAGGACGCCTTGAATTTCAAGCCGCCTTCCATAAAATAGAACTGCTCCAGCACGCCCATCTCGCTCAGCATCCGCAAATTGCGGTAAACGGTATCGAAGCTGACGCTTGGATACTTCACCGACAACTGGTCGTAAACGTCTTTCGGAGAAAGATAGCCGTCCGTGGACGAAAAAATTTTCGCCAGCGACCTGCGCTGATCGGTAATTCTCCACCCGCTGCGGGACATCATCGCGACCATGTCCTGAACCTTCTCGTGATCGCCGACGGAACGCTGCGGGTCGCTGCTATGATCGTGATCGGACAACGGAATCCCCTCTTTTCCTCGTACAGGATGTCCGAAGCTTATTAACGTAATAATTACTAATAGATCATAATGCTCATTGCTCCAATTGTCAACTCGGCTGCGTCCGTACGTCAGTGGTCAGCGTCAAGCCTGCGCGTCACTTTAACGCCAAATGCATGCAGCCGCCCGCAGTTGAGTAAAAATGACTCATTTTACCGCCTCTCGTGCACGCTAACGATCCAGTTGAGTCGTCATGACTCATCTCGACCCGCCAAGCGCGCACAGCCGCCCGCAGTTGAGTAAAAATGACTCATTTTACCGCCTCTCGTGCACGCTAACGATCCAGTTGAGTCGTCATGACTCATCTCGACCCTTACGCACCTGCCGATCTGCCGACACGAACTCCTCAAGAAAAAAATCCCTCCCCGCCGTTATTCGGCGGATGAGAGGGATTTTGCTTCCTTCATCTATCCGACCAACTATTCATTCGCCCGAACCCGCAAAGCCAGATAAGGCCTGCCCGGCAGCTCCACCCGGCATTTGCCCGCGAGCGACGGCGCGATCGTTTCGATCGTCATCGCCTGCGTATCGATCAGCTCGAACCGGAACGTCAGTCCCTCCGGCAGTTCGAACTCCCGATACTTGGGCCTGTGGATGCCGAAGTAAAGCAAATAATAGCTGTATTCGACGCCGATGGCCGGCACGTCGGGGATGGAGGCGACCGGCTTCAGGCATGCCGGCGCTTCCTCCAGCAGCTTTCGCAAAAACGCGATTCGGGCCGGGCTTTCGCCGTACAGCCTGCCGCCCTTCGCCCACCACAGCTCGTCCGCGGGATGCACGTACGTTTCGCCGTGGCCGACAAAGCCGCCTCTGAACGTTCCGTCCCAGACGCGATGCGCCATTTCCTCGGCGGGCAGGTTGCCCCAGCGCTGCGGAATGTTGCCTTCGTAGCCGCATTCGTCGACGACGATCGGCTTGCGGTATTGCTTGTGCCAATGGGGCACGAGCGTGACGTCCCAGTGCTGCACGCTGCAGTGGGTCACCCAGCTTTTGCCGTGATCGTACATGCGGATGCTGTCGGGATCGTACATCCGGGTCCAATTGTGAATGGACCTCGGGTGCCCGTACGGATCCTCCTCCTGCACGATGCGGAACAAGCGGTCCCAGTCGCCCTCCGACTTCCGGTCCATCAAATCGTACTCGTTGGCGAGCGACCACCAGACGTTCCGGTAAGCGGACAGGCGGGCCAGAACGTAGCGCAGATAGAACGCATCCTGCTCGGCCGTCATTTCGTCGAAGCCCCAGCGTCCGTTGTCGTACGGGTGGAACAAAATGAGATCGGCTTCGATGCCCAGCCGTCCCAGCTCCTCGATGCTCTTTTCCAGTCTGGCAAAAAATTCGGGATCGAACCGGTCAAAATCGAAGCCGTCCGCCCGGCTGCCCGGAAACGGGAAGCGTTCCGGATCGGTTGCGTTAAAGCTGTAATTTTTCGGAAAGACTCACATTCTCAGCTTGTTGAACGGCGAAGCGGCGAGCGTTCGCAGCGTCGCTTCCCGCAGCTCCTCCTCCTGGTGAATCCAGGCGTAGCACGTCGTGCCGAAGGGAAGATATGCGCCCCCGTCCGCGTATTCAAAATGAAGCTCGTCGCGTACCCGCACGGGTCCCCGATTCGCCGGGGACCGCGGGGCGATGCATTCGAACCGCCCCTTATGGCCCGAGAGCGCTTCGCAGGAGCTCGTCGTTTCGTAACTCCACGTTCCTTCCCGGTCGGGCATAAACCGGATGCGGTAAACCCCGTTCCCGTCGTAAAAGCCCGGGACCGTCACTTTCCGGCTGCCGCAGGCGAATTCCCCATGCAGCCGGATTTCCCGAAACGGATTGCCGCCGGCCGGCCCCTCGATCGACCATTCGAATAGTTCCCAGCGCTCAACCGAACCCGATCCGCTCAAACCCATCCCTCTTTCCGACTCGTATTGTCAGCCTTTGATCCCCGTCGTCGAAATCCCCTCGACGAAATACCGCTGCAGCGAGAAAAACAAAATAAGCGAAGGAACAAGCGCCACCACGGACATCGCGAACAGCGGCCCCCAGGCCGATTCCCCCGACGAGTCCATGAACATGCGAAGGCCGAGCGGAACCGTATACAGGCTGGAGGTGTTCAAATACAGCAGTTGGCTGAAAAAATCGTCCCATGTCCAAATGAAGGTGAAAATGGCCGTCGTGACGAGAGCCGGAAAAGCGAGCGGCAGCACGATGCGCCAGTAGATGCCGAACCGGCCGCAGCCGTCGATCGTCGCCGATTCGTCGAGCTCGCGGGGCAAGCCGCGGATGAACTGCACCATGAGGAAGACGAAAAACGCTTCCGTCGCGAGAAACTTCGGGATAAAAAGCGGCAAATACGAGTCGACCCAGCCCATTTCCTGAAACAGAATGTATTGCGGGATAATCGTCACATGGTGCGGAAGCATGATCGTCACGAGCATGATCGCGAACCAGAAGCTTTTGAGCGTGAATTCCATGCGCCCGAACGCGTAAGCGGCGAGCGAGCAGGAGATCAGATTGCCGACCAGGCAGAGCGCGCAGACGATCAGCGAGTTGACCATGAAGGTCCAGAACGGCGTTCCCGATACGCCCTGCCAGCCCAATTTGTAGTTGTCGAGCGTAAACTCCGCCGGCCACAGGCTGAGATCGGAAAAAATCAGCTGGCTCGGCTTGAACGAGCTCATGATCAGCCACAAAATCGGGTAAAGCATGACGACGCCGAGCGCGATGATGAACGGATGAAGCCAGGCGTTGCGTCCCAGCAGCGTGCGAATGCGCATATCGGTCATCTCCCCCGTCGCCGTAAGTGACCCAGTATTTGGACGTCGTGAACACGATTCCGGTCAAAACGCCGATGATGATCAGCAGCACCCAGGCCATTGCGGACGCGTAGCCCATTTCAAAGAAGGAAAATCCCTTCATATACAGATACAGCGTGTAAAATAACGTGGAATCGAGCGGGCCGCCCTTGCCGCCGCTTATAATGAACGCCTGCGTAAACGCCTGAAACGAGCCGATCATTTGAATGATCAGGTTGAAGAGCAGGACCGGCGACAGCATCGGCAGCGTGATCCGGACAAACTGGCGAACCTTGCCGGCTCCGTCCACCTGCGCCGCTTCGTAATACTCGGTCGGGATTTGCTTCAAGCCGGCCAGGAAAATGATCATCGAGGAGCCGAACTGCCAAACCGTCAGCGCCACGATCGAATAAAGCGCATACTTCGGATTGGCGATCCAGTCCGGCGCATCGAAGCCGAACATCCACAGCAGCGCCTGGTTGACGATGCCTTCGCCGCCGAAAATTTTCCGCCACAACACGGCGATCGCGACGCTGCCGCCAAGCAGCGTCGGGATGTAATAGATCGTCCGGTACAAGCCGAGTCCCTTGAGCCCCTTGTTCATCAAAATCGCGACCAGCAGCGCGAATCCGAGCTTGAGCGGGACCGACACAAACACATAAATAAAGGTGACTTTCAGCGAAGCGAAATATTTCGGATCGGACCCGAACATCGTCTCGTAATTTTGCCAGCCGATCCATTTCGCCGGCGTCAGCATGTCGTACGAGGTAAACGAAAGATACAGCGAACTGACCATCGGACCGAGCGTGAGCACCAGAAAACCGAGTAGCCAGGGGAGGAGAAACGCGTAGGGAACCGCGTTTTTCCTCCATAATCTTCGAATCCAACTATCGGAAGTTCGGTTCATTCCTGGTCCCTCCTCATCATTTCAAGGATTTGTCGATCGCGGCTTGCGCGCCGTCCACGATAATTTGCGCCGCCTGCTCCACGCTGCCTTGCTTGAACGATACCGTTTCGGCCGCCTGCGTCATCGCGGTATTGAACTCGACGCTGTTCGGCAATTCGCGGTCCATCGTGCGGGAGTTGGCGATGGCGAGATCCAAATATTCGTACACCATCTTGTTCGTGGCCGTACCGCTGTCCTTCAAAGCGTCGCGCACCTTGGAGGAACCCGGAATGCCGCGCTCGCTGCCGAGAATGGCCGTCGCCTCCGGATCGTTCACCATGAAGCTGATGAACATGGCGACTTCCTTCGGGTGCTCGGTCTTCGCATAGCCCGTGAGGAACTGGCTCGGCTGGATCCACATGCCTTGCGTCGTGCCGCCGGAAGGAGGCAGAACCGCGCCCAGTTCATCCTGCATCAGGCTTTGGTACGCATTGATCTGGTTGGACCAGACGACGGACAGCACGGCTTTGCTCTGCACGATGGCCGACGTGTCGGGACCCGTTTCCGTGTAGGCGGAAGCGGCTTCTTCGGCGGTCGGAATGAGCCCGGCCGCGCGGTAGCGGTCCCAGATCGAAAGCCAGTCGGCGGCGTCCTGGACGCCGATGCCGGTTTTCCCGGCGGCGACGTCGTACATCGGCTTGCCGGATTGGCGGGCATAATAGGCAAAAAACGGAGCCGAGCTGGACAGGTCGGTGAAGGCGTAGTAATCGTCTCCGAGCTTTTCCTTCAATTGCGTGCCGTAAGCCTCGAATTCTTCCCAGGTCATGCTTTCCTTCGGCGGCTCCATGCCGGCTTTTTCCACGAGCGCTTTATTGTAAATGAGCGCCAGCGCGTTGCTGCCTAGAGAAATACCGTATTGCTTGCCGTCCATCGCCCCCGCTTCGACGACGGAAGGATCGAAATGGGATACGTCGATTTCCTTGCCCATATAAGGCGTCAGGTCGAGCAGGGAGCCTCTCGCGGCATAGTCCGGATAATTGTTTCCGAATTGCAGCAGGTCGGGGGCGCTCCCCCCGCGATCAGCGTGTTCAGCTTGTCCCAGTAACTGTCGCTGCCCATGTACTCGCCTTTGATCGTAATATTCGGATATTTCTGATGGAACAGCTCCAGCACTTTCAGCGTCGCGTCGTGGCGCGCCTGGGATCCCCACCACATCATGCGCAGCTCGACCGGTTCGCCGGACGAGGACTCTCCGGACGCCCCTCCCTCGGAAGCCGACGAAGAAGCTGGCGCCGAACCGCTTGGGGACGAACCGGAACCTCCTCCTCCGCATGCGGACAATACCAGAACGAACGAAAGAATCAGGCTCGTAAACCACATTTTTTTTGTCATTGATGTGCGCCTCCCGCTTTTCTCCGATTTCATTCCTTGCATCGTCTTTGTTTAGTAAATTATTACAAATCATCTAACTAAACGAAAGCGGTTACTAAATAAAAATCACTTTTAGGTAAACGCTTTCATTTCTTGTTATTCATCATATCATCGAG
Coding sequences within it:
- the rpmG gene encoding 50S ribosomal protein L33 yields the protein MRVTITLACTETGDRNYTTTKNKRTHPERLERMKYCPRLKRRTLHRETR
- a CDS encoding metal ABC transporter ATP-binding protein, with protein sequence MQQTLASMRDVVFGYSDVPSLVDVSVDILPGEFVAVTGPNGASKTTLLKLMLGLLKPWSGRIELAKKGDGGRKLAVGYVPQQIAAFNSGFPSKVWEFVLSGRYGSGSWFRKLRAEDRERAEEALRQVGMWEWRHRRIGELSGGQKQRICIARALAMEPDLLVLDEPTTGMDQESRMGFYELMHHQVRQHGRTVVMVTHGLTEASPYLDRIIELQRKEDGGWKCCTTTSCKGHFSPVH
- a CDS encoding DUF5605 domain-containing protein is translated as MHPADELWWAKGGRLYGESPARIAFLRKLLEEAPACLKPVASIPDVPAIGVEYSYYLLYFGIHRPKYREFELPEGLTFRFELIDTQAMTIETIAPSLAGKCRVELPGRPYLALRVRANE
- a CDS encoding ABC transporter substrate-binding protein, translated to MGQAEHADRGGSAPDLLQFGNNYPDYAARGSLLDLTPYMGKEIDVSHFDPSVVEAGAMDGKQYGISLGSNALALIYNKALVEKAGMEPPKESMTWEEFEAYGTQLKEKLGDDYYAFTDLSSSAPFFAYYARQSGKPMYDVAAGKTGIGVQDAADWLSIWDRYRAAGLIPTAEEAASAYTETGPDTSAIVQSKAVLSVVWSNQINAYQSLMQDELGAVLPPSGGTTQGMWIQPSQFLTGYAKTEHPKEVAMFISFMVNDPEATAILGSERGIPGSSKVRDALKDSGTATNKMVYEYLDLAIANSRTMDRELPNSVEFNTAMTQAAETVSFKQGSVEQAAQIIVDGAQAAIDKSLK
- a CDS encoding GTP-binding protein, coding for MTNNPNLNPNPNSNKIPVTVLSGYLGAGKTTILNHVLNNRNGLKVAVIVNDLSEVNIDADLIRDGGGLSRTEEKLVEMSNGCICCTLRDDLLQEVERLAKEGRFDYILIESTGIAEPVPVAQTFSYIDEELGIDLTRFCRLDTMVTVVDAYRFWHDFSSGETLLDRKQAAGEDDTREVVDLLIDQIEFCDVLVLNKCDKVAPDKLEELERLLRRLQPRARIIRSEQGRVDPAEILNTGRFDFEEASRSAGWIKELEAPEHTPETEEYGIGSFVYERIRPFHPERLMRWMSEWPEEIVRAKGVVWLATRNEMAQSFSQAGPSIQMGPAGYWLAALPEEEREQVLREEEELRERWHPAYGDRINKVVFIGIGLDRGTIESELDGCLLTEDELAGNWSVLKDPFPGMQAELAGG
- a CDS encoding carbohydrate ABC transporter permease; its protein translation is MRIRTLLGRNAWLHPFIIALGVVMLYPILWLIMSSFKPSQLIFSDLSLWPAEFTLDNYKLGWQGVSGTPFWTFMVNSLIVCALCLVGNLISCSLAAYAFGRMEFTLKSFWFAIMLVTIMLPHHVTIIPQYILFQEMGWVDSYLPLFIPKFLATEAFFVFLMVQFIRGLPRELDESATIDGCGRFGIYWRIVLPLAFPALVTTAIFTFIWTWDDFFSQLLYLNTSSLYTVPLGLRMFMDSSGESAWGPLFAMSVVALVPSLILFFSLQRYFVEGISTTGIKG
- a CDS encoding Fur family transcriptional regulator — its product is MSDHDHSSDPQRSVGDHEKVQDMVAMMSRSGWRITDQRRSLAKIFSSTDGYLSPKDVYDQLSVKYPSVSFDTVYRNLRMLSEMGVLEQFYFMEGGLKFKASCLNHHHHHLICMNCEKTETFDYCPMKDGLQLPGNYKILNHRFEIYGLCEQCRLESTP
- a CDS encoding DUF5060 domain-containing protein is translated as MSGSGSVERWELFEWSIEGPAGGNPFREIRLHGEFACGSRKVTVPGFYDGNGVYRIRFMPDREGTWSYETTSSCEALSGHKGRFECIAPRSPANRGPVRVRDELHFEYADGGAYLPFGTTCYAWIHQEEELREATLRTLAASPFNKLRM